TACATACACTGAAAAAGAAGCCATCCAATTTGTTTGTACACGTACAATgacaccatggtaactgattcattcattcataaaccAATCAAATTTCAGAACATGATGTTTTCTAAATGAACTTCCATGATGTTGTGGAGCTGTGTGACTGAACTACCCTGCAGCAAATGTGTGgaactggtcagactggtttGCTGCTGATGGTGCATCTGATAAAACTGCTGCATGCAAATGTTTCCCTCCTGCAGCACATAGTGAAGTGTCATGGCAGCACCCTGCTGCCCCAGTTCCTGGGGATGTACCGGGTGACCGTGGACAGCGAGGAGACCTACCTCATCGTCATGAGGAACATGTTCAGCCACAGACTGCTGGTCCACAGGAAGTATGACCTGAAGGTGAAGAAACCTGTCACAAACATTTACTCATTAAAACTAGTCTTTTTTAAGCACTGCATTTTAAGttcacataaacacatttcCTGTCTTTCATAAACAAAATAAGCTACATAAAGATAATCCtcactttcattttaaaacgTTAAATGTATCCTCTCATTTGCAGGGCTCTCTGGTGGACCGTGAAGCAAGTGATAAAGAAAGGGTAAATGAAAACGTTTGGCTAAATTCCATGTCATTGTTCCACATTACTCGTTTGCTGCTCGACGACTCCTCACTGCATCCAGCTGACTAAAGATGTTTGCTTTCTGAAGGAAAAGGAGCTTCCCACCTTTAAGGACATGGACTTCAGGAACAACATGCAGAAGGTTTATGTGACGGAGGAGCAGAAGGAGAAGTTCATGGAGAAGCTGAATAGAGACGTGGAGGTGAGGTGTTGTTGCTGACCTTGGCCACACGATGGTAGCATCAGCTCAGCGTggctccacaaaatgccatgtTTCCTGTCAGAGAGATGAATTTAGATCCTGCTACATGAATAATAAGTCAACATGTTTGtaatttattactattattattattattaagtgaGTTTTCTTGTGGTTGTTGCTGCAGTTTCATCAAACGTGTTTAGAAATTAATCATTATGGACCATGATGTTAATAATAGGATTTCCCACAGCTTTCCGCTGAGAAACATCAAAGTTGTCGAGTGTAAAGGGGTTCtgattatttttacacttttaatcGGGCAGACCAACTTTTTAACACGTCAGAGTTTCaggtttttctgctttcagagGAGTGATGCAGCTAATTTCCTGACACTCTTTCACATCTCCAGTTTCTGGTGAAATTGAAGATCATGGACTACAGCCTGCTGCTCGGCATCCATGACGTCGGCCGGGCCGAGCGggaagaagaggagggtgaGGAGGTCTCCAATGAGGAGGAGGCGGAAGCTGAAAATGGACTTGCGCTGGGACCTACAGGGGGGTCTTACGGTACCTCTCCTGAGGGGATCGCTGGTTACATGTCGTCCTGCAGACCTCTGGGACCCGGCGAGTTTGATCCCTACGTGGACGTGTACGCTGTGAGGAGTTGTCCAGGTGAATGCTTGGTTCACACCACAAAATGTTTCCATCGGGTGTAAAACTACTGAGTCTCTGTCCAAAACCAGTCCTTAGAATGAATCCATGAAACTCCTTTCTGAGGTTTGGAGGATCCATCCGCAGAAATGGAGCTTAATCTTcacaattatattttataataagaaAGATGGAGATACATGTAGAGGAAGAGAAAATCAGGAAGAAATGGTGCTttccaataaaagaaaagtggaaaaaacatttaattctgaatatttaatccttttgtgattgttgaaatttttaaatattgataaaaaatacaaagttaGTCTAAAACTCACAAAAGAATATTCTGGCATAATGTgaactgcatttaaaatgttgagATTTCCGTTGGTGCCCCTCAGATTGAAATTTGCTTAATGAAAAATTGGTAAGAGTAATGCAGGTTTGGCTTTGATGAATCTTGGACCATCCAGACCATCACTGTGGCAGGTTTGGTGCCACTGGAGTAATCTGTTATGGATACACATGTTGAGCTCATGTGCATCTGACTTCTGTGGAGTAGAAGTCAGCAATTGAGATGTTTGGTGTGATTCAAGGGATAAAACCTGCAAATCTTAGCTTTGTAGGACAAACGAGTAATTTTTCCAGGTCAAGTTTCAATTGTTCATAAACTACATCCACCTTCCCCAATCATTACCATGAGAATTTCCTCTCCGAATGACAAGGAGAATTTGCACATTAAGTTTGGATCCATGCAGCTGTTTTTGCAATATAAAGTACTCACATTTTGGCGCCCCCTAGTGTttgacttttttcaaaatgtgcaCACATGTCTAGCAAGTTCCACTCTTAGTCCATGAATTTCATGTCATTATCTTCTGTTTATTACTTTCAAAGTTTTTGCACAATGTTTAGATGCACATTTCTTCTTAGTAAtgtgaacatttaaaaatgtgtcgAAACAAATCTTTTTCCCCTGCACTGAAGTTTGATGAGTCAAAATTTGACAATGACTGGGTTAAAGCCCTTTGACCAGTTAATGATAAtaggttttaatattttttgcaaaattaattaaaaaaaaatttgtttcaaGTTCTTTGGTTCACCTGATCCATCAATATTCAGGGTGCAAGCTGATTTAAAATTTTCCTTCCCAAGAGATAGTTTGGGGATTGTAAGCCAAAATGTACTTTTTCTGCcatggcgccaccttgtggctGACaagtgtcatttttttctgaccGTGATGCTGTGGTATG
This region of Melanotaenia boesemani isolate fMelBoe1 chromosome 13, fMelBoe1.pri, whole genome shotgun sequence genomic DNA includes:
- the pip4k2ca gene encoding phosphatidylinositol 5-phosphate 4-kinase type-2 gamma isoform X2, with the translated sequence MLLPDDFKANTKIKVNNHLFNKENLPGHFKFKEYCPQVFRNLRERFGIEDLDYQVSLTRSSPMRSADDQGEGLLLNSYDRTLIVKQISSEDVADMHSILSEYHQHIVKCHGSTLLPQFLGMYRVTVDSEETYLIVMRNMFSHRLLVHRKYDLKGSLVDREASDKEREKELPTFKDMDFRNNMQKVYVTEEQKEKFMEKLNRDVEFLVKLKIMDYSLLLGIHDVGRAEREEEEGEEVSNEEEAEAENGLALGPTGGSYGTSPEGIAGYMSSCRPLGPGEFDPYVDVYAVRSCPGAPQREVYFMGLIDVLTQYDTKKKAAHAAKTVKHGAGAEISTVHPEQYAKRFRDFISNIFA